From Paenibacillus sp. PvR098:
TTGAGCTCGTGGAGAAGGATTAAAGGAATGAACGGATTGGATTGGGGCGTACTGGTAATGGTTGCCGTCGGGATGGTACTTGGTTTCTCGCGTGGCTTCGTTGCGCAGCTTCTGTCAATTGCCGGATTGTTCGTCGCTTACTTAATCGCCTTCGCTTTTTATGACGAAGTAGCGCCGCTGGTCCGCAGTATGCTAGCCTTCTCTGGGCACGAAACTTACCAGCATTACGAGTTTCTCGCCCAAGAGCTGCATCTGGATACATACGTGTACAATGCGCTGGCTTTTGCGATTCTGCTGTTTGGAGTCAAAATCGCCTTCAGCATTGCCGGACGCCTGTTCAATCTCTTGGCATCCACGCCGGGGTTAAAGCAGGTCAACCAGTGGAGCGGTGCAACGCTCGGCATCCTTGAGGCTGCGCTGATCATCATTATTATTGTGCACGTTATGACCGTGCTTCCAAACGACACGGCGCAGCGGTTGTTGAAGCATTCCATAGCGGCCCCTTATATCCTTGAGAATACACCGGTTTTCACGAACAAGCTGCAGGAGCTCTGGGAGAATCGGGCAGATCTGGTCAAAGCGGCAGTATGGTTG
This genomic window contains:
- a CDS encoding CvpA family protein gives rise to the protein MNGLDWGVLVMVAVGMVLGFSRGFVAQLLSIAGLFVAYLIAFAFYDEVAPLVRSMLAFSGHETYQHYEFLAQELHLDTYVYNALAFAILLFGVKIAFSIAGRLFNLLASTPGLKQVNQWSGATLGILEAALIIIIIVHVMTVLPNDTAQRLLKHSIAAPYILENTPVFTNKLQELWENRADLVKAAVWLD